A stretch of DNA from Paenibacillus albus:
GCCGGTCATGCGACACCAGAATCATGGCTCCCTTGAATCGGTACAGCCACTGCTCCAGCCAAGCAATTCCTTCGATGTCCAAGTAATTCGTCGGCTCGTCCAGCAGAACGACATCAGGCAGCTCGATTAACATCTTCGCGAGCGCCGCGCGGTTACGCCATCCTCCGGACAACTCATCGACGGGCTGATTGCGGGATCTGTCGTTAAACCCTAGCTTCGTAAGCACCGTATTAATCTCGACGGACACGTTCCAGCCATCGAGATGCTCCATCTGTTCGAATAACTCCGCTTGCCTTGCGAGCAGCGCATCCATCTCGCTATCGTCTGTCACCGTCCCCAGCTTATCTCCGACCTCTTGCAGCTCTCGTTCAATAAGGGCAACCTGCTCGAAGCAAGCTTCCAGCTCTTGCTGAACGGACAGACCTCCGCTAAGTTCCGAGAATTGTGAGAAATATCCGATTCGCACCTGAGGATCAATTTCGACTCTGCCGGACGTCGGCTCTTCCTTGCCCATGATGAGCTTGAATACCGTCGACTTACCGGCGCCGTTCCGTCCGATTAGGCCAATGCGTTCCCCTTGCATAACCCGAAAATAAATATCGCGGAAGATCATGGACTCTTCATACTTCTTCGTAACGTTCTCCAACCGTATTACGCTCATGCCCATCACCCTTCTGATTCCAACACTCTAGGGTGATTATACCACCCTCCGGTGGCAGCCTGTCTAAGCTTGCGGCAGCCATATGGCAAAGGTTGTCCCTTTTCCATGCTCGCTCTCTACGTTTATTCTTCCTTTATGCAATTCAATAATGCTGTAGCTCATCGATAATCCTAGGCCTAATCCGTATTTTTTCGTTGAATGGAACGGAGTGGCAAGCTTCTCTAACGTATCCTTATCCATTCCAAATCCATCATCGCTGATTACAATTTCAATCCCATGATCACGCTCACTCTGCTGGATAACGACTGATATGTTCCCGTCTAAGTCAACGGCATCAAAGGCATTTTGCAAAACATTGAGAATGACCTGTTTTATTTTATCCTTATCCATATCAATCTCATCTTTATATAAAGGCTGATATTGAACGTTTATGTTTTTACTATGAAGGTCATTTTCCATTAACGCCAAAATATCTTCAATGAGTGTATGTATGCCTACTTTAGTTTTTATGATTTCTTTCTGATCAGGCTTAGCCATCATTACAAATTGCTGAACAAGATTTTTTATTCTTTCTAATTCGCTAAAGATGATTCTGAAATAGTCTTTTTGCTTATGATCAGCTGTTTTGAAATTTTCTTTAAGGAGCGCTAATAAACCTATAATAGACGTAAGCGGATTTCGAATCTCATGAGCAAGTCCTGCGCCGATTTTACCTATAGCCGACAATTTCTCGCTTAACATAAGTTGTCTTTCTAAGACAAGCCTATCCGTAATGTCTCTAAACTGGCCGAATACGCCGATGATTTGGCCCAATTCATCATAGATTGGGAATGAATCGAATAGAAACGTTTTGTTTGATATCGATATTTCTATATCTTCATACTTCTCGCTGCCTCTTAGAACACGTTCCATGTATTCTCCGATAACGGCTACTTCTGTAATCTGACGATCGCATAGTTCATCTTTTTTACTGGATAGAACTTTCTCGGCATACGGATTTATTTCAACTATACTGCCGTTCTCATTGGTCAATATAATTCCGTTTCGACTGTTTTCCATTAGTACTTGATTCATGACTAATAACTTCTTATTCTGCTTCTTCGTTATTACCTCTCGTTCTATAGAATCTACGGCAGACTGGAGCAATCCCAGATGATATGGACTTACATGCTGAGCGGCCATCATCATCGAGATCGTCCCGCCTATCTTGCCTGAAGAACGAAAGGGTACAGAGAAGCAAGCACTTTCATGTAAACAACGGTAGAAATGGTCTGATCCAATGAGTCCGGCGGATTGTTCCATTCTCAAAGCCATTTCAATGCTATTCGTGCCCACCTTCTCTTCCTCTAATCGGATTCCGGTGGATAAGCCCAATGATTCGATTTGCCACTTGATCATTTCGTCACCGTACAACTCAAGGATGTACCCCTCATGATCCGTAATACAGATTAATACGGCTGTCCCATCCAAATCGGATATTAACCTCGTCATAAACTCTCTTGCCACTGAAAGGGTAACATCAAGTACCTTCTTTTTTGCTCCACCACGCTTATTGGCAATTTTTCTTTAGGCGCCGGCAGATCATCGGGACTTAATTTATGATCCAAACATTTTTGATGTGAGTTAGCTATATATGTACTTCTTGACTCTATGAACATTCTAGTCACCAACCGAATAGGGAATAAACACTATTGTCTATTATAGATCAAAGACCTATCCACAGGGATAGGTCTTCTTCTCTTAATTTATATATGTGTAATTTGTTAGCCTCAAAAAGGAATGTATCCTGGGTAGTAGTAGATTGTATCGTCATACTCATCTTCCTTGTATTCTCTGCCGCCCCAGGCGATGACGAGGATTTTGTCTCTGTCCATCTCTCCTTCGAGATACTCGGCATATTCCTTGGAGATCCCGAGAGACCTCATCTTGGCGCGAAGCTCGTCACCTGTCGAGCGGAATACATTGGCAATCGCCGTACCGACGCCTTCGACAGTTACCCCAATCTGCTCGGCACTCGTGTTCTTCGCGATTCTCTCCGTCCTGTCCTTATCATGGGTCAGTACGAAGATATTGTGCGGATCATAGCCTTCGCCGCGGAAGCGCATAACCTCCCGTTGAACCTCGTTCAAGCTGCCCACCGTGTGAACCTTCGTCGTCATCGTTTCGATTGTCATTGTAATTCCTCCTCGTTAACGAATGTTTGGTACAAAGTTAAAGCTTGGGACTAGCAGCTTACAGCTATGCTCGTCGTCTTCCGAAAATGAACGAAACCAAGAACATGACCAGAAAGACAACGAATAGGATCTTCGCGATGCCGGCTAACGTGGACACAATGCCGAGAAAGCCGAATATGCCAGCAATGATTGCGAAGATGAAAAACATCAGTGCCCATCCTAACATATGAATCACCTCTTCCTTCCAAAGCTGCTTGTTTCCCTTGCTTGAAAATGGATTAACCCTATTGGTTCGGGATTGAAACAACAGAATTTGGAAATATCCTTCTTTTCTCATGTGATATTCGGCTATTAATGAAGAGCTTTTCGATCGAGTTTCGCTATGAAAATGGTCTGTTTCATATCTGGCCAAGCTGTGTAAAAATGCACAAGCTTGCAACACACAATTCGAGAAGGTGGTGTTGTTCGATGAATAAACATAAGGTACATGTTAATGGCATCGACATGGTGTATGAGGAGTACGGTCACAGCAACGAAAGAGCGATCGTACTGCTACATGGCTTCTGCGGCTCTTCTCTTTATTGGCATAAGGTTTGTCCTCAGCTCAGCAAACATTATCGGGTCATCCTGCCAAACCTTAGGGGCCATGGAGGCACCGAGGTCCCGGATGGAGTCTATACGATGGAGACGATGGCAGACGACATTCTGGGCTTAATCGATTTATTGGGTCTGGACAAAACGGTGATCTTCGGTCACTCCATGGGCGGCTATGTGGCGCTCGCCTTCGCGGACAAATATTCGCATCGGTTGTCAGGCTTCGGCTTGATCCACTCCACGGCGCTTCCCGATACTCCCGTGGTAAAGGCCAAGCGTCTCCAAGATATTGAGGATATCAAGCGGGATGGCATCCACGAATACGTGGAGAAAATGACCGAGCGCTTATTCGTCGAATCGACGCGGGAGGAAATTCCGGATGAGGTCCATCGGATTAAATCCGTGGGTAAAGTCATGCAGCCTGAAGGCGCGATTCACGCGCTTGAGGGGATGCGAATACGCAAGGACCGCAGCGCCGTGCTCTACGAGGCGAACTTCCCTGTTCTGCTCGTCGCCGGTTCGGAGGATCATGTGATTTCCCCGGACGAGGCTTTCGGCGTGAATGAAGGACATGTACCCAGGTCAACCTTCAATTACCCTCACATTTCAGAGAATACGTTTGAGGGCATCGCCCACATGAGTCTTGTCGAAGTGCCGGAGCAGCTTGCTCGTCTGATGGCGAACTATCTAAGGACCCTTCACGAGAGGGAAACTTTGCGGATTCTTTAATGGAGGTTTGCCGGAAATGATGCGCAGCATTCATAGAATGAAATAAACGGGGACCGCAGAGGTCCCCGTTTATTTTTATTTTTTTAGAAAAAGCTATGCACGGAACATCAACATTAATGGCCTGCATCCATGACGACAGCCGGTTGAGCCGCTTGCCCCTTAGCCGGCCTTCTGAGCGTGAACGCGAGCAGCAACCCTACCGCAGCAAACATAGCAATCAATAGATACGCATTATGAAAAGCGTGCGACATCGCATCCGGAATCGGCGCCTCGCCTTGGCTCGAATAATGATTCGTACGGCTGACAAGCAGCGTCGTCAATCCCGCTATAGCGAACGACCCGACGACCTGCTGGGCGGCGCTTGTCAACGAGGTCACTTTGCCGACCAGCTCCTTGGGAGCCGTTTGAATCAGATGCGTATTCAAGGCGATGAAGGACATCCCTGTTCCGAATCCGATCAGCATACGTGGAGCCAAGAACAACCACGGGCTGTCGCTCGGATCAATGAGCGAGAACAAGTACGCGCCTACCGTAATTAGGATTAATCCGCCGATGACCAACGGACGTGCACCGATGCGGTCGAACAATCGTCCGCTAAACGGCATCATCGTCGCGGAGGCTAATGCCTGCGGCAAGGTCCATAATCCTGCCTCAAATGCACTCATTCCCATTAATCGCTGCATGAAGTACGGAATAGCGAAGATTAGCCCGAACATGGTGAACTGCATGACCCACTGCACGATAATCCCGCGAGTAAATTGCATGGAGCGGAATACTCTGAGCTCGAGCAGAGGCTCTCTCTTCTTGCGGAGCTCGATAATGACGAACAAGATCATCGCGATGGCACCGATGGTGAGACCCGCGACTGTCTTCGCAGAAGACCACCCATTCCCCGCTTCGCTTAACCCGTACGACAGACCGCCGAATGCGAATGGCGCAAGCGCGATGCCCGCGTAATCGAGCGGTGCAGACGCTTTTTTCGGGAGATTAGGCAATGACAGGACGCTCATGATTACGCCGGCGATTCCAACCGGTATATTGATGAGGAAGATCCATTGCCAATTGACGTAGTCGACCAGATAACCGGCTACGACCGGTCCAAGTGCCGGTGCAAGAAGGACAGGCAAGCCCATCATGCCCATAATTTTGCCCACCGACTCTGGAGGGCTGATTCGATAAGTCATTGCGAAGGCGATCGGCATGACCATCCCGCCGCCTAGTCCTTGCACGATTCGAAAGGCGATTAGCTGCTCCGCCGTGCCCGCCAACGCGCACAGAATCGAACCGAGAATGAACAGGATAATGGATACGATGAAGGTCTGTTTCGCCCCGAAACGGTCGGAGAACCATCCCGCCATCGGAATGACGACGGCTTGAGAGAGCGAATAGCCCGTGATCGTCCATTGAATAAGGCTTAATGAGCTGTGCAGATCATCGGCAAGCGTCGGAATGGCGACATTAACCGCAGTCGTATCCAAGATCACCATAAACAGCCCAACGACAATCGCAATAAGCGGAGCAAGGAGCGAGCGGACGGACATAGACTCGTTTGCATGAATTTCTGCGGACATTATAAATTCCCCCAAGGTTAATCATTTTACTGCTATAAAAATAGCACACCCCACCTTATGAAATAAACTAATTTAATAAAAAAGTTAAATTAATAAAGAGGTTTATAACACTCGCCAGATGTTCTATACTTAGAGTTGGTCATCCTGGAGGTGTTGAGAAATGTCGGAAACCGTTTGCGATCCGTTATTCGAGAAACGGGAGAAGCTTGTGATGCGCTTGATGCCCTACGTCCAGAAGAACGGCTTTAGCTCGCTCAAGATGGACGATGCGGCCAAATATATGGATATCAGCAAACCGACGATGTACAAGTATTTCGCGTCGAAAACCGAAATCGCGGAAAGTCTCATTGATAAATTCGTACTGTATGTATCCCATCAAATGCTGGCGGAAGCTCCGCCCAAGCTGTCGCCGGAGCTGCAATCGCAGCCGACCGCCGAAGAGCTGAAGTTCTACAACGAGTCCTTTGCCATAGCGTTCAAGCTCACGATCAAGCTGTCGTTCTACTTGACGGATGTTCTCCTTCAAGACTTGAATGCATCCTATCCCGACTTGTACGCCAAGCTTGCGGGAGCCATAGAGCTATGCAAGAACAAGCTCGCCGACTACTTCAACAGTGGCATTGCGCTTGGTGTTTTCTATCCGATTCATGCGGGCCTTTATTTGACCCAATCCGATCTCGTGTTCCGCAAGATACTGGATCCCAAGTGGCTGATGCTGCAGAACATGACGATGAAGCAGGCTTTGATGGACTTCTACAAGTCGATGAAGCACCAGGTGTTCTACGAGAAATGGTTGGATGAAGACAACTCCGTAATGGGTGCTTACTTCGATGCCTTGATCGCCGGAATGCGCGCATACGAATAAGAAGAGCCTCCTTCGCTTTAGTGAAGGAGGCTCTCTTCTATTCATGTCATTTAGTTTAAAGGCCGGTTCACAGAAAGAAGCCTGCGGTGCTGCTTTTTGTGCATAATCGATATACCTACAAAGATGGAGCAGGAAATAAGAGCTAATAATGAACCTGTTACATACAGCACATTGAAGCCATAATGATCGATAATCCATCCGCCGCTGCTGCTTGCAATGAGACTAGCCAAACTGCCGGCAATAATGGCGAAGATCGTTTGTCCTGTCGCCTTTAAGCCCTCAGGACTCATTTCATATATAAAATTAACCGCCGCCGCTGAGTATAAGCCAAACGTAATCCCATGAAGCATCTGGTTCATAAATAACAATTGGAATGTCGGTTCCATAGAAAGTACGAACCATCGAAGGGCTGCAACCCCCGTACTAAAAGCGAGAACATTGAAATAACCGAACCGTCGCAGCAAATACGCAGAGAAAATAAACAGTGGTAACTCGCTCATTGCTGAGACCGTGCTAAGCATACCGAGCTTCTGCGCTACTTCTCCTCCTAGTTTATTGACTAGTACCGGAAAGAACACACTGTTAAAGCCATTACCAAGCCCCACCAACAAACTACACAGTAAAAACAAAACGAAATAACGATTCGCCGCTAACTGACGGAAACCCGCAGCCATGGCACTTGGCTTTGCTATTTGCCATCAGAAGCCGGTTTTACGCGCAGCAACGCAATGATTGCAATTACACTCGTAACGAGATAAGTAACAAATATCATATTTATGCCATAGTGATTGTACATCATGCCTAACGGAGTCACTGCTAGCGCAAAACTGATTGATCCTAATACGCGGATGCCCCCATAACTTTGACCATTGGCCCGGGCATGGCTTATTGTAATTTCCTCCATACTCGGTTTCACGGCCAAGGACAGAAAGAAATAGACCGCAGACACCATAATATACATGTAAAAACGCTCATTGCTTAGCAAGTACCCGAACGTAACGATCGGTGTCAGCAATAAGCTCACCAACAATAATCGCTTTCCTATCCCATATCGATCGCTAAGATAACCCCAAACCGACTGTGCCGCCAGTCCAATAAGCGGTCCCAGCGAGTATAGAACTCCGATCTGTTGGTTGCTAAGCCCCTCTTGGGCAAACCAGTAGCTTAAGAATGGAACGAAAGAAGCATTGGCTATATAGAACATAAACATAAACACGTGCATCGAATATTTGTTGTTTAATGGGTTCATGACCAACTTCCTTACTTTTCTATTTCACATCTAACTGGCAAAAATTTAGGGCCCCATGAGGGGGCCCTAGCTAGAAAATAACCATCACATCATTGTAATGTTAGACGAATACAGCAGAAACATATTAATAATAGCATTAATGCTTCATGCGCACTAGAGATTTCCTTCAATGGGCGCACCATGGTAAGGGTCAAACCGAGACGGTTCCCCGTCCCCGGCTTGAGGCGATGGAGCGGTATTTCCAATAAGACAAAGCATATAA
This window harbors:
- a CDS encoding ATP-binding protein is translated as MYGDEMIKWQIESLGLSTGIRLEEEKVGTNSIEMALRMEQSAGLIGSDHFYRCLHESACFSVPFRSSGKIGGTISMMMAAQHVSPYHLGLLQSAVDSIEREVITKKQNKKLLVMNQVLMENSRNGIILTNENGSIVEINPYAEKVLSSKKDELCDRQITEVAVIGEYMERVLRGSEKYEDIEISISNKTFLFDSFPIYDELGQIIGVFGQFRDITDRLVLERQLMLSEKLSAIGKIGAGLAHEIRNPLTSIIGLLALLKENFKTADHKQKDYFRIIFSELERIKNLVQQFVMMAKPDQKEIIKTKVGIHTLIEDILALMENDLHSKNINVQYQPLYKDEIDMDKDKIKQVILNVLQNAFDAVDLDGNISVVIQQSERDHGIEIVISDDGFGMDKDTLEKLATPFHSTKKYGLGLGLSMSYSIIELHKGRINVESEHGKGTTFAIWLPQA
- a CDS encoding general stress protein: MTIETMTTKVHTVGSLNEVQREVMRFRGEGYDPHNIFVLTHDKDRTERIAKNTSAEQIGVTVEGVGTAIANVFRSTGDELRAKMRSLGISKEYAEYLEGEMDRDKILVIAWGGREYKEDEYDDTIYYYPGYIPF
- a CDS encoding DUF1328 domain-containing protein produces the protein MLGWALMFFIFAIIAGIFGFLGIVSTLAGIAKILFVVFLVMFLVSFIFGRRRA
- a CDS encoding alpha/beta fold hydrolase, which encodes MNKHKVHVNGIDMVYEEYGHSNERAIVLLHGFCGSSLYWHKVCPQLSKHYRVILPNLRGHGGTEVPDGVYTMETMADDILGLIDLLGLDKTVIFGHSMGGYVALAFADKYSHRLSGFGLIHSTALPDTPVVKAKRLQDIEDIKRDGIHEYVEKMTERLFVESTREEIPDEVHRIKSVGKVMQPEGAIHALEGMRIRKDRSAVLYEANFPVLLVAGSEDHVISPDEAFGVNEGHVPRSTFNYPHISENTFEGIAHMSLVEVPEQLARLMANYLRTLHERETLRIL
- a CDS encoding MDR family MFS transporter, with the protein product MSAEIHANESMSVRSLLAPLIAIVVGLFMVILDTTAVNVAIPTLADDLHSSLSLIQWTITGYSLSQAVVIPMAGWFSDRFGAKQTFIVSIILFILGSILCALAGTAEQLIAFRIVQGLGGGMVMPIAFAMTYRISPPESVGKIMGMMGLPVLLAPALGPVVAGYLVDYVNWQWIFLINIPVGIAGVIMSVLSLPNLPKKASAPLDYAGIALAPFAFGGLSYGLSEAGNGWSSAKTVAGLTIGAIAMILFVIIELRKKREPLLELRVFRSMQFTRGIIVQWVMQFTMFGLIFAIPYFMQRLMGMSAFEAGLWTLPQALASATMMPFSGRLFDRIGARPLVIGGLILITVGAYLFSLIDPSDSPWLFLAPRMLIGFGTGMSFIALNTHLIQTAPKELVGKVTSLTSAAQQVVGSFAIAGLTTLLVSRTNHYSSQGEAPIPDAMSHAFHNAYLLIAMFAAVGLLLAFTLRRPAKGQAAQPAVVMDAGH
- a CDS encoding TetR/AcrR family transcriptional regulator, translating into MSETVCDPLFEKREKLVMRLMPYVQKNGFSSLKMDDAAKYMDISKPTMYKYFASKTEIAESLIDKFVLYVSHQMLAEAPPKLSPELQSQPTAEELKFYNESFAIAFKLTIKLSFYLTDVLLQDLNASYPDLYAKLAGAIELCKNKLADYFNSGIALGVFYPIHAGLYLTQSDLVFRKILDPKWLMLQNMTMKQALMDFYKSMKHQVFYEKWLDEDNSVMGAYFDALIAGMRAYE
- a CDS encoding MFS transporter; protein product: MAAGFRQLAANRYFVLFLLCSLLVGLGNGFNSVFFPVLVNKLGGEVAQKLGMLSTVSAMSELPLFIFSAYLLRRFGYFNVLAFSTGVAALRWFVLSMEPTFQLLFMNQMLHGITFGLYSAAAVNFIYEMSPEGLKATGQTIFAIIAGSLASLIASSSGGWIIDHYGFNVLYVTGSLLALISCSIFVGISIMHKKQHRRLLSVNRPLN
- a CDS encoding MFS transporter, with product MNPLNNKYSMHVFMFMFYIANASFVPFLSYWFAQEGLSNQQIGVLYSLGPLIGLAAQSVWGYLSDRYGIGKRLLLVSLLLTPIVTFGYLLSNERFYMYIMVSAVYFFLSLAVKPSMEEITISHARANGQSYGGIRVLGSISFALAVTPLGMMYNHYGINMIFVTYLVTSVIAIIALLRVKPASDGK